In Gammaproteobacteria bacterium, a genomic segment contains:
- a CDS encoding peptidoglycan DD-metalloendopeptidase family protein: MRKLIVVILVATLAALSIPAGATNDPVQRLDEIEKQISDLNKKISAQKGERTAIQNELASAEERLTAVRVELDLAEARVREVEATIAEEEAHLADVQAELADLELQLTGTRLSIRDTLDLIRDRAVEMYMGGVPDLGAVVFGAGDMTTAALGVSYAQEVVSSSEVLMHDLEGLQSLEARQMADVEDRKSAVQATLTEMDQRRVELEADRVEVDIRRSEAQAEMDRQQELLDQVTRDIGTIEGELTALERESKKMEAEIAARQRASGERPSTLGWPVDGRVTSPFGWRIHPIFGTKKLHTGIDIAAGYGTPIRSAGYGTVILAERYGGYGNATVIDHGGGLSTLYAHQSKIIVRNGQDVKLGEVIGYVGCTGYCTGPHLHFETRENGTPVDPMKYLP, translated from the coding sequence ATGCGCAAGCTGATCGTCGTGATATTGGTGGCGACGCTGGCGGCCCTGTCGATCCCCGCCGGCGCCACGAACGATCCGGTACAGCGACTGGACGAGATCGAGAAGCAGATCTCGGACCTCAACAAGAAGATCTCGGCCCAGAAGGGCGAGCGCACCGCCATCCAGAATGAGCTGGCGTCAGCCGAGGAGCGTCTGACCGCGGTCCGGGTCGAGCTGGACCTCGCAGAAGCCAGGGTGCGGGAAGTGGAGGCGACGATCGCCGAAGAGGAAGCACACCTGGCGGATGTGCAGGCCGAACTCGCCGATCTGGAGCTACAGCTCACCGGTACCCGGTTGAGCATTCGCGACACCCTGGACTTGATTCGTGACCGAGCAGTCGAGATGTACATGGGTGGCGTTCCCGATCTCGGGGCAGTCGTTTTCGGCGCGGGTGACATGACCACGGCCGCACTGGGCGTGAGCTACGCCCAGGAGGTGGTGTCATCGAGTGAGGTGCTGATGCATGACCTCGAGGGTCTGCAGAGCCTCGAGGCGCGGCAGATGGCGGACGTGGAAGATCGCAAGTCTGCCGTACAGGCGACACTCACCGAGATGGATCAGCGCCGGGTGGAGTTGGAGGCCGACCGTGTCGAGGTCGACATCCGCAGGTCGGAGGCGCAAGCCGAGATGGACCGCCAGCAGGAGCTGCTCGACCAGGTAACGCGCGACATCGGAACCATCGAGGGCGAGCTGACCGCGCTCGAGCGCGAGTCGAAGAAGATGGAGGCCGAGATCGCCGCTCGCCAGCGGGCCTCCGGTGAACGTCCGTCGACGCTCGGGTGGCCCGTGGACGGCAGAGTGACTTCTCCGTTCGGCTGGCGAATCCACCCGATTTTCGGAACCAAGAAACTGCACACGGGCATCGACATCGCTGCCGGCTACGGAACGCCGATCAGGTCGGCCGGCTACGGGACCGTGATCCTTGCTGAGAGGTACGGCGGCTACGGCAACGCGACGGTCATCGATCACGGTGGAGGCCTGTCGACGCTGTACGCGCACCAATCCAAGATCATCGTCAGGAACGGGCAGGACGTGAAGTTGGGAGAGGTGATCGGCTACGTCGGTTGCACCGGGTACTGCACCGGTCCTCACCTGCACTTCGAAACGAGAGAGAACGGCACTCCCGTAGACCCGATGAAATACCTGCCGTGA
- a CDS encoding redoxin domain-containing protein translates to MPELDNPFDEPTRRPRGPWGWISIVALVIAVAALAANFALYQSLQKTNDDAADLESGIAGLQSQMATLQSSLANTENRLQAVESSPVPTLDVAPVVAQDLPQFPGGGQDPAQGLTLGEVSGVWYSDGTTHTIDPADGTPRAWLIWAHWCPYCQKELPVVKAWYEAHASENPHMEIVSITTAMDDTAANPLLPYLQEQQFPFPVILDDSGALSRQFGVSAFPFWVFTAPDGTVLGRTAGLLPEDQMLAIFEQLETIGAES, encoded by the coding sequence ATGCCCGAACTCGACAATCCGTTCGACGAACCCACCCGGCGGCCCCGCGGGCCGTGGGGATGGATCAGCATCGTCGCCCTGGTGATTGCCGTTGCGGCTCTTGCAGCCAACTTCGCCCTCTATCAAAGTCTACAAAAGACCAACGACGACGCTGCGGATCTCGAGAGCGGCATCGCCGGACTCCAGTCGCAGATGGCCACCCTGCAGAGCTCGCTCGCCAACACCGAGAATCGTCTCCAGGCGGTCGAGTCCTCGCCTGTCCCCACCCTGGACGTGGCACCCGTCGTTGCCCAGGACTTGCCGCAATTCCCTGGTGGAGGCCAGGACCCGGCGCAGGGACTCACTCTCGGCGAAGTCTCCGGTGTCTGGTATTCCGATGGCACCACCCACACGATCGACCCGGCGGATGGAACGCCTCGAGCCTGGCTGATCTGGGCCCACTGGTGCCCCTACTGCCAGAAGGAACTTCCGGTCGTAAAGGCTTGGTATGAAGCCCACGCTTCCGAGAACCCGCACATGGAGATCGTCAGCATCACCACCGCCATGGACGACACGGCCGCCAACCCACTGCTGCCATACCTGCAAGAACAGCAGTTCCCCTTCCCCGTGATTCTCGACGATTCCGGAGCGCTGAGCCGCCAGTTCGGCGTGTCGGCATTTCCGTTCTGGGTGTTCACAGCACCCGACGGCACCGTGCTGGGCCGCACCGCCGGCCTGCTCCCGGAAGACCAGATGCTCGCCATCTTCGAACAGCTCGAAACCATCGGCGCCGAGTCGTAG
- a CDS encoding FtsX-like permease family protein, with translation MRRLLFLVREAFSSLRRNLLVMTAAVVAVFISLTLVFGALVLSELVKVNTARWQQGVHVIVFLKDDVPAQAQIDLQSEIQGWDEVKDTSFCDKQCAYAEFKEMFAEQPAIVEDVDPSILPPSIRIKLVNIDSYKDITFRLIDNPAVRKVVTAGDRFDQLSSVTKALNWLGIGLAILLGVASIVLIANTIRMAVYARREEVAVMRLVGASSWFIRIPFLLEGMIQGLIGAALAVGTIWLAQSFVSSHIPSTFLIRLSVGNDFLIKWSIAILAFGAIAGVLGSATGVRRFLKV, from the coding sequence ATGCGAAGGCTCCTGTTCCTCGTGCGAGAAGCGTTTTCCAGCCTACGTCGTAATCTGCTCGTGATGACTGCCGCCGTTGTCGCGGTGTTCATCAGTCTCACGCTGGTGTTCGGGGCTCTCGTGCTCAGCGAGCTCGTCAAGGTGAACACGGCTCGGTGGCAGCAGGGCGTTCACGTGATCGTGTTCCTCAAAGACGACGTTCCCGCCCAGGCCCAGATCGACCTGCAGTCGGAGATCCAAGGTTGGGACGAGGTGAAAGACACGTCCTTCTGCGACAAGCAGTGTGCTTATGCGGAATTCAAGGAGATGTTCGCTGAGCAGCCTGCCATTGTCGAGGATGTTGATCCTTCGATCCTGCCGCCATCGATCCGGATCAAGCTCGTAAACATCGACAGCTACAAGGACATCACGTTTCGGCTGATCGACAATCCCGCGGTTCGCAAAGTCGTGACTGCCGGGGATCGGTTCGACCAACTGTCTTCAGTTACCAAGGCGCTCAACTGGCTGGGGATCGGCCTGGCCATCCTGCTCGGGGTCGCGTCGATCGTACTCATCGCGAATACCATTCGTATGGCCGTCTACGCTCGGCGTGAGGAGGTGGCGGTCATGCGACTCGTCGGCGCTTCGAGCTGGTTCATTCGTATCCCGTTCCTTCTCGAAGGCATGATCCAGGGTCTGATCGGCGCCGCGCTCGCCGTGGGTACGATCTGGCTGGCGCAGAGTTTCGTTTCCAGCCACATTCCGAGCACGTTCCTGATCCGACTATCGGTCGGCAACGACTTCCTCATCAAGTGGAGCATCGCGATTCTGGCGTTTGGAGCGATCGCAGGTGTACTGGGCAGCGCCACCGGCGTGCGCCGTTTCTTGAAGGTGTGA
- the smpB gene encoding SsrA-binding protein SmpB — protein sequence MPAVKVVATNRKARHEYDITETIEAGLVLKGSEVKSMRAGLVNLKDSYVQFRDGEAWLVGCHISPYSFARGGGHDPDRDRKLLLHRREIARIAAKVAERGLTLVALRVYFKDGIAKLELGLGRGRAHYDKRRAIRDKEQRREMDRAARHRGRT from the coding sequence ATACCTGCCGTGAAAGTCGTCGCCACCAACCGCAAGGCGAGGCACGAGTACGACATCACCGAGACGATCGAGGCGGGTCTCGTCCTGAAGGGTTCAGAGGTCAAGAGCATGCGGGCGGGCCTCGTGAACCTCAAGGACTCGTATGTTCAGTTCAGGGACGGAGAGGCATGGCTCGTGGGCTGTCATATCTCCCCGTACTCGTTCGCCAGAGGTGGCGGGCACGACCCTGATCGTGATCGCAAGTTGCTCCTGCACCGCAGAGAGATTGCCCGGATCGCCGCCAAAGTGGCCGAGCGGGGCCTGACGCTCGTGGCGCTGCGTGTCTACTTCAAAGACGGTATCGCCAAGCTCGAACTCGGCCTGGGTCGTGGGCGAGCCCACTACGACAAGCGCAGGGCGATCAGGGACAAGGAGCAGCGCCGGGAGATGGACCGGGCGGCTCGGCACCGGGGACGGACCTGA